A region of Streptomyces paludis DNA encodes the following proteins:
- the rfbC gene encoding dTDP-4-dehydrorhamnose 3,5-epimerase: MRQLSVEGAWVHEPRLFPDSRGSFHEWFGDEDFTKSAGHRLNLAQANCSVSSRGTLRGVHFADVPPSQAKYVKCVRGAVLDVVVDIRVGSPSFGHWEAVRLDDVDHRSLYLAEGLGHAFMALTDDATVIYLCSEGYAPQREHGIHPLDPALGIEWPADITPLLSDKDAAAPTLAEARAQGLLPSYESCRAYYAELAARG, from the coding sequence GTGCGGCAGCTCTCCGTCGAAGGGGCCTGGGTGCATGAACCGAGGCTCTTCCCGGACAGCCGTGGCAGCTTCCACGAGTGGTTCGGTGACGAGGACTTCACCAAGTCGGCCGGACACCGGCTGAACCTCGCCCAGGCCAACTGCTCGGTGTCCAGCCGGGGCACCCTGCGCGGCGTGCACTTCGCCGATGTGCCGCCGAGCCAGGCCAAGTACGTCAAGTGCGTACGCGGCGCGGTCCTCGACGTGGTCGTGGACATCCGGGTCGGCTCGCCGTCGTTCGGGCACTGGGAGGCCGTACGGCTCGATGATGTCGACCACCGGTCGCTGTATCTCGCGGAGGGGCTCGGGCACGCCTTCATGGCGCTGACCGACGACGCGACGGTGATCTACCTCTGCTCGGAGGGGTACGCGCCCCAGCGCGAGCACGGCATCCATCCGCTGGACCCGGCGCTGGGCATCGAGTGGCCGGCGGACATCACCCCGCTGCTGTCCGACAAGGACGCGGCGGCCCCGACCCTCGCCGAGGCACGGGCCCAGGGCCTGCTGCCGTCGTACGAGAGCTGCCGGGCGTACTACGCGGAGCTGGCGGCCCGGGGCTGA
- the rfbD gene encoding dTDP-4-dehydrorhamnose reductase, which translates to MSRWLVTGSGGMLGQDLLAALATAGEDAAGLDRAALDITDLEAVRAALAAHTPAVVVNCAAWTAVDDAESREPEALAVNGTGPGVLAGACRESGAVLLQLSTDYVFPGDGVVPYAEEAATGPLSAYGRTKLAGERAVLDTLPERGYVVRTAWLYGAGGPNFVRTMIKLESVKDTLDVVDDQRGQPTWTADLAAQLVRLGRGALAGTAAPGVYHGTSGGETTWHGFTQEIFRLLGADPARVRPTTSAAFVRPAPRPAYSVLGHERWKGAGIEPIRDWRTALAEALPELLKAERQKGVTGQ; encoded by the coding sequence GTGAGCCGCTGGCTCGTCACCGGCTCCGGCGGCATGCTCGGCCAGGACCTGCTGGCCGCCCTCGCCACCGCCGGGGAGGACGCGGCCGGCCTGGACCGGGCCGCGCTGGACATCACCGACCTGGAGGCCGTCCGCGCGGCCCTCGCGGCCCACACGCCGGCCGTGGTCGTGAACTGCGCGGCCTGGACGGCGGTGGACGACGCCGAGAGCCGGGAGCCCGAGGCCCTCGCCGTCAACGGCACCGGGCCCGGGGTCCTCGCCGGGGCGTGCCGGGAGTCCGGCGCCGTCCTGCTCCAGCTCTCCACGGACTACGTCTTCCCCGGCGACGGCGTCGTGCCGTACGCCGAGGAGGCCGCCACCGGCCCGCTGAGCGCCTACGGGCGTACGAAGCTGGCCGGGGAGCGCGCGGTGCTCGACACGCTCCCCGAGCGCGGTTACGTGGTCCGTACGGCCTGGCTGTACGGAGCGGGCGGCCCCAACTTCGTCCGTACGATGATCAAACTGGAGTCCGTCAAGGACACCCTGGACGTGGTGGACGACCAGCGCGGCCAGCCCACCTGGACCGCCGACCTCGCCGCCCAGCTGGTCCGGCTGGGCCGGGGCGCGCTCGCGGGAACGGCCGCGCCGGGCGTCTATCACGGCACCAGCGGCGGCGAGACCACCTGGCACGGCTTCACCCAGGAGATCTTCCGGCTGCTCGGCGCGGACCCCGCCCGGGTCCGCCCGACGACCAGCGCCGCGTTCGTCCGGCCGGCCCCCCGGCCGGCGTACAGCGTGCTGGGGCACGAGAGGTGGAAAGGGGCCGGAATCGAGCCGATCAGGGACTGGCGGACAGCGCTTGCCGAAGCGCTCCCCGAATTGCTGAAAGCCGAGCGCCAAAAGGGTGTTACCGGCCAGTAG
- a CDS encoding glucose-1-phosphate thymidylyltransferase: protein MKALVLSGGAGTRLRPITHTSAKQLVPVANKPVLFYGLESIAEAGITEVGVIVGDTAAEIKEAIGDGSQFGINVTYLQQDAPLGLAHAVLIARDFLGDDDFVMYLGDNFIVGGIAGLVDGFRAERPDAQILLTKVPNPTSFGVAELDGTGRVVALEEKPEKPKSDLALVGVYLFTSAVHEAVRAIEPSWRGELEITHAIQWLIDQRRDVRSTTISGYWKDTGNVTDMLEVNRSVLETVEPCRDGSVDEATEIIGRVRVEAGARVTGSRIVGPAIIGADTVIHDAYIGPFTSISEGCRIEDSEIEYSIVLRGSSITGVRRVQASLIGRDVEITPAPRTPSAHRLVLGDHSKVQISS, encoded by the coding sequence GTGAAGGCACTCGTACTGTCCGGCGGGGCAGGCACCCGCCTGCGCCCGATCACGCACACCTCGGCGAAACAGCTCGTCCCGGTGGCGAACAAGCCAGTGCTCTTCTACGGGCTGGAGTCCATCGCCGAGGCGGGCATCACGGAGGTCGGCGTCATCGTCGGCGACACCGCGGCGGAGATCAAGGAAGCCATCGGTGACGGCTCGCAGTTCGGCATAAACGTCACCTATCTCCAGCAGGACGCCCCCCTGGGGCTGGCCCACGCGGTCCTCATCGCGCGGGACTTCCTCGGGGACGACGACTTCGTGATGTACCTCGGGGACAACTTCATCGTCGGCGGCATCGCCGGGCTGGTGGACGGCTTCCGCGCGGAGCGGCCCGACGCGCAGATCCTGCTGACGAAGGTCCCCAACCCGACCTCCTTCGGCGTCGCCGAACTCGACGGCACGGGAAGGGTGGTGGCCCTGGAGGAGAAGCCCGAGAAGCCCAAGAGCGACCTCGCGCTCGTCGGCGTCTACCTCTTCACCTCGGCCGTCCACGAGGCCGTACGCGCCATCGAGCCCTCCTGGCGCGGCGAGCTGGAGATCACCCACGCCATCCAGTGGCTGATCGACCAGCGGCGCGATGTGCGCTCCACCACGATCTCCGGGTACTGGAAGGACACCGGCAATGTCACGGACATGCTGGAGGTCAACCGCTCGGTGCTGGAGACCGTGGAGCCCTGCCGCGACGGCAGCGTCGACGAGGCGACCGAGATCATAGGGCGGGTCAGGGTCGAGGCGGGCGCCCGGGTCACCGGCAGCCGTATCGTCGGACCCGCCATCATCGGCGCGGACACGGTGATCCACGACGCCTACATCGGCCCCTTCACGTCCATCTCCGAGGGATGCCGGATCGAGGACAGCGAGATCGAGTACTCGATCGTCCTCCGGGGCTCCTCCATCACCGGCGTCCGCCGGGTGCAGGCGTCGCTCATCGGCCGCGATGTCGAGATCACCCCCGCGCCCCGTACCCCGTCCGCCCACCGACTCGTCCTCGGTGACCACAGCAAGGTGCAGATCAGCTCATGA
- a CDS encoding class I SAM-dependent methyltransferase — MDRHGFLRHLHRVYNPRTYLEIGVNDGRSLALSRAPSVAVDPAFRVVTDISCDVHLVRATSDDFFARKDPLIHLRNGRNPFRALARRDPVNLFGGDPKLELSFIDGMHLFEFALRDFMNVEKHSRWSSVIVLDDMLPRDVDEAARDRHTKFWAGDVYKVAQVLRRYRPDLLVVDVDTAPTGVVAVFGANPDSTVLKNAYDKIIEEYVVPDPQDVPEEILARKNAVRPEELLRAPFWPGLVRARNLRRPRSAFVPLRRQIEAVTG, encoded by the coding sequence GTGGATCGCCACGGCTTCCTGCGCCACCTGCACCGTGTCTACAACCCTCGCACCTACCTGGAGATCGGGGTCAACGACGGTCGCAGTCTGGCGCTCTCCCGGGCTCCCTCCGTGGCCGTCGACCCGGCCTTCCGGGTGGTCACGGACATCAGCTGCGACGTCCATCTGGTCAGAGCCACCAGTGACGACTTCTTCGCCCGCAAGGACCCGCTGATCCATCTGCGCAACGGCCGCAACCCGTTCCGCGCGCTGGCCCGCCGCGACCCGGTCAACCTCTTCGGCGGCGACCCGAAGCTGGAGCTGTCGTTCATCGACGGCATGCACCTCTTCGAGTTCGCGCTGCGCGACTTCATGAACGTCGAGAAGCACTCCCGCTGGTCCAGCGTGATCGTCCTGGACGACATGCTGCCGCGCGACGTGGACGAGGCCGCCCGCGACCGCCACACCAAGTTCTGGGCCGGTGATGTCTACAAGGTCGCCCAGGTCCTCCGGCGCTACCGCCCGGACCTGCTGGTGGTCGACGTCGACACCGCGCCGACCGGGGTCGTGGCCGTCTTCGGCGCGAACCCCGACAGCACCGTGCTGAAGAACGCGTACGACAAGATCATCGAGGAGTATGTCGTCCCGGACCCCCAGGACGTCCCCGAGGAGATCCTCGCCCGCAAGAACGCCGTGCGGCCCGAGGAACTGCTCCGCGCCCCCTTCTGGCCGGGGCTGGTCCGCGCCCGTAACCTCCGTCGGCCGCGCTCCGCCTTCGTCCCGCTGCGCCGGCAGATCGAAGCCGTCACGGGCTGA
- a CDS encoding SCO2584 family spore wall biosynthesis protein, with protein sequence MPDDVGGRPFPDGREPDDDRGGADKDFAPVVFDEEFVRSATIHEPSAVERLLAAAQARAEAEAARARSGGGPHDDDQYDELYGRDGAYGPEYGHEYGYDPDDPDGDAGPYGRHGGTLRPYRGSARWHRPVAWLLALLMGIGMVALAFTAVYRGASAGGRDDQVPQPATTGMGEHGTTGPSVGAPHSAATDGAPAAADATAPDRTAPDPTASHGAAAIRPAPAVSAVPPAP encoded by the coding sequence GTGCCGGACGACGTGGGGGGCAGGCCGTTTCCTGACGGCCGCGAGCCCGACGACGACCGCGGAGGCGCGGACAAGGACTTCGCCCCCGTGGTCTTCGACGAGGAATTCGTCAGATCCGCCACCATCCATGAACCCTCCGCCGTGGAACGGCTGCTCGCCGCCGCCCAGGCGCGCGCCGAGGCCGAGGCCGCCCGCGCGAGGTCCGGCGGCGGACCGCACGACGACGACCAGTACGACGAGCTGTACGGCAGGGACGGCGCCTACGGCCCGGAGTACGGCCACGAGTACGGATACGACCCCGATGACCCCGACGGCGACGCCGGCCCCTACGGACGCCACGGCGGCACCCTGCGGCCCTACCGGGGCAGTGCCCGCTGGCACCGGCCCGTCGCCTGGCTGCTCGCGCTGCTGATGGGCATCGGGATGGTCGCCCTCGCCTTCACCGCCGTCTACCGGGGCGCCTCGGCGGGCGGCCGCGACGACCAGGTGCCGCAGCCCGCCACGACCGGTATGGGCGAACACGGCACGACCGGCCCGTCGGTCGGGGCGCCGCACTCCGCGGCCACCGACGGCGCGCCCGCGGCAGCCGACGCCACGGCCCCGGACCGTACGGCCCCGGACCCCACCGCGAGCCACGGCGCCGCGGCGATCCGGCCGGCGCCGGCCGTCTCGGCCGTACCGCCCGCTCCCTGA
- the proB gene encoding glutamate 5-kinase gives MAQARRIVVKVGSSSLTTASGGLDADRVDALVDALATVRGRTYGPGEGGGEGDREIVLVSSGAIAAGLAPLGLARRPRDLARQQAAASVGQGLLVARYTASFARYGVRVGQVLLTTDDTSRRASYRNAYRTLDQLLGMGAVPVVNENDTVATDEIRFGDNDRLAALVAHLVRADLLVLLSDVDGLYDGDPSRPGTSRIAEVRGPADLDGVSIGSAGKAGVGTGGMVTKVEAARIAAEAGIPVVLTSASHAADALAGRDTGTYFHSTGRRSAGRLLWLAHASTPLGALTLDDGAVRAVVERRTSLLPAGIAAVEGEFSAGDPVELRDTEGRAVARGLVNFDAKEIPQLLGRSTRELARELGPAYEREVVHRDDLVILHP, from the coding sequence GTGGCACAGGCCCGCAGGATCGTCGTCAAGGTCGGTTCCTCGTCCCTCACCACCGCCTCCGGAGGACTCGACGCGGACCGGGTGGACGCCCTGGTCGACGCGCTCGCCACCGTACGGGGCCGGACATACGGACCGGGTGAGGGCGGCGGCGAGGGCGACCGGGAGATCGTCCTCGTCTCCAGCGGCGCCATCGCCGCCGGGCTCGCGCCGCTCGGCCTCGCCCGCCGCCCCCGCGACCTGGCCCGCCAGCAGGCCGCGGCCAGCGTCGGGCAGGGGCTGCTGGTCGCCCGGTACACCGCCTCGTTCGCGCGCTACGGCGTCCGGGTCGGGCAGGTGCTGCTGACCACGGACGACACCAGCCGCCGGGCCTCGTACCGCAACGCCTACCGCACCCTCGACCAGCTGCTGGGCATGGGCGCCGTCCCCGTCGTCAACGAGAACGACACCGTCGCCACCGACGAGATCCGCTTCGGGGACAACGACCGGCTGGCCGCGCTCGTCGCCCATCTCGTACGGGCCGATCTGCTCGTCCTGCTCTCCGACGTCGACGGGCTGTACGACGGTGACCCGAGCCGCCCCGGCACCTCCCGGATCGCCGAGGTGCGCGGCCCGGCCGACCTCGACGGTGTCTCCATCGGCAGCGCGGGCAAGGCGGGGGTCGGCACCGGCGGCATGGTCACCAAGGTCGAGGCCGCCCGGATCGCCGCCGAGGCGGGCATCCCGGTGGTGCTGACCTCGGCCAGCCACGCCGCCGACGCCCTCGCGGGCCGGGACACCGGTACGTACTTCCACTCCACCGGGCGCCGCTCGGCGGGCCGGCTGCTGTGGCTCGCGCACGCCTCCACCCCGCTCGGCGCCCTCACCCTGGACGACGGCGCCGTACGGGCCGTGGTGGAGCGGCGGACCTCGCTCCTGCCGGCCGGGATCGCGGCCGTCGAGGGCGAGTTCTCGGCGGGCGACCCGGTCGAGCTGCGGGACACCGAGGGCCGCGCGGTGGCCCGTGGACTCGTCAACTTCGACGCCAAGGAGATCCCGCAGCTGCTGGGCCGCTCGACCCGTGAGCTGGCCCGTGAGCTGGGGCCCGCCTACGAGCGTGAGGTCGTACACAGGGACGATCTGGTCATCCTGCATCCCTGA
- a CDS encoding glycosyltransferase family 2 protein has protein sequence MSVVIPVYNPGKYIDPCVESLLAQTLPANEFEVLFVDDGSTDDTPDRLDKLAAEHPHFRVIHIPNSGWPGKPRNIGVAEAAGEYVHFVDQDDHLAHDALRRLYAIGHRNGSDIVIGKVASNFRGVPHGVFRVTREKCDLTDAPLYDSLTPHKMFRTEFLRENGIAYPEGKRRLEDQLYMMQAYFPAKVVSILGNYTCYYYSKRDDGKNAGSTRIVPSGYYGNLREVLEVVVKNTEPGEFRDRLLRRFYRVEMLARLSEPSVLNYEPEFFAEMCDAIQPLARDFMHDGVHNGLGALTRLRSTLLRADDREGLLKAARFAKSVVGAARLEDFAWEPDGRIALTLTGRLVHGEDREPLPFLRRDGRYYLHPELTSDFLPDGELLDVTDDMDEFKGELSLRNRETAVEWQCPAEFTTKFEKRRKTTGDSSGSGGGDTTEDIYEVVLYGSGHITSEAVKGRGRVSRGFWDVWVPLRGLGLVRKARLGADRAPQVDAKCLPAQLGEPARAVIPYFTHPHSNLTLDVAGRGKKLAPYLADRPVLRMPGNRPELRLDIFTGTASGSRPVELVVTGADGTARTASATLRPDYGRAHLVVPEQVTGLPAGPARLSVRLDGKKPPALDLGEVPITEGGRIRLDLSDLPEVDPLLVRVAAVQRRRASVRRLLRSVGGPIVRRLPPSTRKRVRRLAARF, from the coding sequence GTGAGCGTCGTCATTCCGGTGTACAACCCGGGGAAGTACATCGACCCCTGCGTTGAATCACTGCTGGCCCAGACGCTGCCGGCCAATGAATTCGAAGTGCTTTTCGTCGACGACGGCTCGACGGACGACACTCCGGACCGGCTGGACAAACTGGCTGCGGAGCACCCCCATTTCCGCGTGATCCACATCCCCAACTCCGGCTGGCCCGGGAAGCCCAGGAACATCGGGGTCGCGGAGGCGGCGGGCGAGTACGTGCACTTCGTGGACCAGGACGACCACCTGGCCCATGACGCGCTGCGCCGGCTCTACGCGATCGGCCACCGCAACGGCTCGGACATCGTCATCGGAAAGGTCGCGTCGAATTTCCGCGGTGTGCCGCACGGCGTTTTCCGGGTCACCCGCGAGAAGTGCGATCTGACCGATGCGCCCCTCTACGACAGCCTCACCCCGCACAAGATGTTCCGTACGGAGTTCCTCCGCGAGAACGGCATCGCGTACCCCGAGGGAAAGCGCCGGCTGGAGGACCAGCTGTACATGATGCAGGCGTATTTCCCGGCCAAGGTCGTCTCGATCCTGGGGAATTACACCTGCTACTACTACTCGAAGCGGGACGACGGCAAGAACGCCGGATCCACCCGGATCGTGCCCTCCGGGTACTACGGCAACCTCCGCGAGGTCCTCGAAGTCGTCGTGAAGAACACTGAACCGGGTGAATTCCGGGACAGGCTGCTGCGCCGCTTCTACCGGGTCGAGATGCTCGCACGGCTCAGCGAGCCGTCGGTGCTCAACTACGAGCCGGAGTTCTTCGCCGAGATGTGCGACGCGATCCAGCCACTCGCCAGGGACTTCATGCACGACGGGGTGCACAACGGGCTCGGCGCGCTGACCCGGCTGCGCTCCACCCTGCTGCGCGCCGACGACCGCGAGGGCCTGCTGAAGGCCGCCCGCTTCGCCAAGTCCGTGGTGGGCGCGGCCCGTCTGGAGGACTTCGCCTGGGAGCCCGACGGCCGGATCGCCCTCACCCTGACGGGCCGGCTCGTGCACGGCGAGGACCGGGAGCCGCTGCCGTTCCTGCGCCGCGACGGCCGGTACTACCTGCACCCGGAGCTGACCTCGGACTTCCTGCCGGACGGTGAACTGCTGGACGTCACCGACGACATGGACGAGTTCAAGGGCGAACTCTCGCTGCGCAACCGGGAGACGGCCGTCGAGTGGCAGTGCCCGGCGGAGTTCACCACCAAGTTCGAGAAGCGCAGGAAGACCACGGGCGACAGCTCCGGCAGCGGCGGCGGCGACACGACGGAGGACATCTACGAGGTCGTGCTGTACGGCTCCGGCCATATCACCAGCGAGGCCGTCAAGGGCCGCGGCCGGGTCTCCCGGGGCTTCTGGGACGTCTGGGTGCCGCTGCGCGGTCTGGGGCTGGTGCGCAAGGCCAGGCTCGGCGCCGACCGGGCGCCGCAGGTCGACGCCAAGTGCCTGCCCGCGCAGCTCGGCGAGCCCGCCCGGGCCGTCATCCCGTACTTCACCCACCCGCACAGCAATCTCACCCTCGATGTCGCGGGCCGCGGCAAGAAGCTCGCCCCCTATCTGGCCGACCGGCCCGTCCTCCGGATGCCGGGCAACCGGCCGGAGCTGCGCCTCGACATCTTCACCGGCACGGCGTCCGGCTCCCGCCCGGTCGAGCTGGTCGTGACCGGCGCGGACGGCACCGCCCGGACCGCCTCCGCGACACTGCGCCCCGATTACGGCCGGGCCCATCTGGTGGTGCCCGAGCAGGTCACGGGGCTGCCCGCGGGCCCGGCGCGGCTGTCCGTACGGCTGGACGGCAAGAAGCCCCCGGCGCTGGACCTCGGCGAGGTGCCCATCACCGAGGGCGGCCGGATCCGGCTGGACCTCAGCGATCTGCCCGAGGTTGACCCGCTGCTCGTACGGGTGGCGGCGGTGCAGCGCCGCAGGGCGTCCGTACGGCGGCTGCTCCGCTCGGTGGGCGGCCCGATCGTGCGCCGGCTGCCTCCGTCGACGCGCAAGCGGGTACGGCGCCTCGCGGCCCGGTTCTGA
- a CDS encoding glutamate-5-semialdehyde dehydrogenase has protein sequence MTSLSPYDNLTPVARTAYRSRAAAADIAPLPRAAKDDALLAIADALEVRTHEIVTANAEDVARAREAGTAESVIDRLTLTPERIRAIAADVRDVAALPDPVGEVVRGSTLPNGIDLRQVRVPLGVVGIIYEARPNVTVDAAALCLKSGNAVLLRGSSSAIASNTALVRVLRDAVGGAGLPADAVQLVPGEGRDAVRELMRARGLVDVLIPRGGASLIRTVVEGSTVPVIETGTGNCHVYVDADTDLDMAVGILINSKAQRPSVCNSAETLLVHQDSAAAFLPRALDALADAGVTVHGDERVVAYAAGTKATVVPATEEDWETEYLSYDIAAAVVDSLDAAVAHIRLWSSGHTEAIVTTSQAAARRFTQLVDSTTVAVNASTRFTDGGQFGFGAEIGISTQKLHARGPMGLPELTSTKYIVTGDGHIR, from the coding sequence ATGACCTCGCTCTCTCCGTACGACAACCTCACCCCGGTCGCCAGGACCGCCTACCGGTCCCGCGCCGCGGCCGCCGATATCGCGCCACTGCCGCGCGCGGCCAAGGACGACGCGCTGCTGGCGATCGCCGACGCGCTGGAGGTCCGTACCCACGAGATCGTCACCGCCAACGCGGAGGACGTCGCGCGCGCCCGGGAGGCCGGGACCGCCGAGTCGGTCATCGACCGGCTGACGCTGACGCCGGAGCGGATCAGGGCCATCGCCGCGGACGTACGGGACGTGGCGGCGCTGCCCGACCCGGTCGGTGAGGTCGTCCGCGGCTCGACCCTGCCCAACGGGATCGATCTGCGGCAGGTCCGGGTGCCGCTCGGCGTGGTCGGCATCATCTACGAGGCCCGCCCCAACGTCACCGTGGACGCCGCCGCGCTCTGCCTCAAGTCGGGCAACGCCGTGCTGCTGCGCGGCTCGTCGTCCGCGATCGCCTCCAACACCGCGCTCGTCCGCGTCCTGCGCGACGCGGTCGGCGGCGCCGGGCTGCCCGCCGACGCCGTGCAGCTGGTGCCCGGCGAGGGCCGGGACGCGGTGCGGGAGCTGATGCGGGCCCGCGGGCTGGTCGACGTACTGATCCCGCGCGGCGGCGCCTCCCTGATCCGTACCGTCGTCGAGGGCTCCACCGTCCCGGTCATCGAGACCGGCACCGGCAACTGCCATGTGTACGTGGACGCCGACACCGATCTCGACATGGCCGTCGGCATCCTGATCAACTCCAAGGCGCAGCGGCCCAGCGTCTGCAACTCCGCCGAGACGCTCCTCGTCCACCAGGACAGCGCGGCGGCCTTCCTGCCGCGCGCGCTCGACGCGCTCGCGGACGCCGGGGTGACCGTGCACGGCGACGAGCGGGTGGTCGCGTACGCCGCCGGGACGAAGGCGACGGTCGTACCGGCGACGGAGGAGGACTGGGAGACCGAGTACCTCTCGTACGACATCGCCGCCGCGGTCGTGGACTCGCTGGACGCGGCCGTCGCGCACATCCGGCTCTGGTCGTCCGGCCATACGGAGGCGATCGTCACCACCTCGCAGGCCGCCGCCCGCAGATTCACCCAGTTGGTCGATTCCACGACGGTCGCCGTGAACGCGTCCACGCGCTTCACCGACGGCGGCCAGTTCGGCTTCGGCGCCGAGATCGGCATCTCCACCCAGAAGCTGCACGCCCGGGGCCCGATGGGGCTGCCCGAGCTGACCTCCACGAAGTACATCGTCACCGGGGACGGGCACATCCGGTAG
- the rfbB gene encoding dTDP-glucose 4,6-dehydratase, whose product MTDRILVTGGAGFIGSHYVRTVLGREPGFPGAGDVAITVLDALTYAGNPANLDAVRDHPGFAFVQGDICDAGLVGKLMAEHDQVVHFAAESHVDRSIDGGAEFVRTNVVGTHTLIDAAHRAGIRTFVHISTDEVYGSIDEGSWPETDPLAPNSPYSAAKASSDLIALSYHRTHGLDVRVTRCSNNYGHHHFPEKVIPLFITNLLDGAKVPLYGDGGNVRDWLHIDDHARGIELVRTKGRAGQVYNIGGGTELSNKELTGLLLEACGADWDTSVEYVTDRKGHDRRYSVDCAKIREELGYAPRKDFATGLAETVAWYRENRSWWEPLKARAAL is encoded by the coding sequence ATGACCGACAGGATTCTCGTCACCGGAGGCGCGGGCTTCATCGGCTCGCACTACGTCCGTACGGTGCTCGGCCGCGAGCCGGGCTTCCCGGGCGCCGGCGATGTCGCCATCACGGTGCTCGACGCCCTGACCTACGCGGGAAATCCGGCCAATCTCGACGCGGTGCGCGACCACCCCGGATTCGCCTTCGTCCAGGGCGACATCTGCGACGCCGGGCTGGTCGGCAAGCTGATGGCCGAGCACGACCAGGTGGTGCACTTCGCCGCCGAGTCGCACGTGGACCGCTCCATCGACGGCGGCGCCGAGTTCGTCCGTACGAACGTGGTCGGCACCCACACCCTGATCGACGCCGCCCACCGCGCCGGGATCCGCACCTTCGTGCATATCTCCACCGACGAGGTCTACGGCTCGATCGACGAGGGATCCTGGCCCGAGACCGACCCGCTGGCGCCCAACTCGCCCTATTCGGCGGCCAAGGCGTCCAGCGACCTGATCGCCCTCTCGTACCACCGCACCCACGGGCTCGATGTGCGGGTGACCCGCTGCTCCAACAACTACGGGCACCACCACTTCCCCGAGAAGGTCATCCCGCTCTTCATCACCAACCTGCTGGACGGCGCGAAGGTCCCGCTCTACGGCGACGGCGGCAACGTCCGCGACTGGCTGCACATCGACGACCATGCGCGGGGCATCGAGCTGGTCCGTACGAAGGGCCGCGCCGGGCAGGTCTACAACATCGGCGGCGGCACCGAGCTGTCCAACAAGGAGCTGACCGGGCTGCTGCTGGAGGCGTGCGGCGCCGACTGGGACACCAGCGTCGAGTACGTCACCGACCGCAAGGGCCACGACCGCCGCTACTCCGTGGACTGCGCCAAGATCCGCGAGGAGCTGGGGTACGCGCCGCGCAAGGACTTCGCCACCGGCCTCGCCGAGACCGTGGCGTGGTACCGGGAGAACCGCTCCTGGTGGGAGCCGCTGAAGGCGCGGGCCGCGCTGTGA